From Chromohalobacter canadensis, one genomic window encodes:
- a CDS encoding SDR family oxidoreductase gives MTIFDLSGKTALITGSSGGLGFAMARGLAQAGAQVILHGRNQDKLHEADLALSDEGFNVLKISFDITDEAAIEQALGNLKEDGVYVDILVNNAGMQLRKPLVELTRTEWDTVINTNLSSAFLLGRNVARQMIERGQGGKVVNIGSLMSSVARPTVGAYTAAKGGVRLLTQSMAAEWAEYGIQSNAIGPGYMITEMTQPLVDDPDFNGWITGRTPSRRWGTPEDLVGTVVYLSSPASNYVNGQIIYVDGGMLAVL, from the coding sequence ATGACGATTTTTGATCTATCGGGCAAGACAGCACTGATCACAGGTTCATCTGGTGGCCTGGGCTTTGCTATGGCAAGGGGGTTGGCACAAGCCGGGGCCCAAGTCATTTTGCATGGGCGCAACCAAGACAAGCTTCATGAGGCCGACTTAGCACTGTCCGATGAAGGCTTCAATGTGTTGAAGATTTCCTTCGATATTACGGATGAAGCCGCTATCGAACAGGCCCTTGGTAACCTCAAGGAGGATGGCGTATATGTTGATATTCTAGTCAACAACGCTGGCATGCAGCTGCGAAAGCCGCTCGTAGAGTTGACTCGCACTGAGTGGGATACGGTCATCAATACGAACTTGTCGAGCGCCTTCTTGCTTGGCCGCAATGTCGCACGCCAAATGATAGAGCGCGGCCAGGGTGGCAAGGTAGTCAACATTGGCTCGCTGATGAGCTCCGTTGCTCGTCCTACTGTAGGCGCCTACACGGCTGCTAAAGGCGGGGTGCGGCTATTGACGCAATCGATGGCGGCGGAGTGGGCAGAGTACGGTATCCAGTCCAACGCGATTGGTCCTGGTTATATGATTACCGAGATGACGCAACCGCTAGTCGATGATCCTGATTTCAATGGCTGGATTACTGGACGTACTCCATCGCGGCGCTGGGGAACGCCTGAAGACTTGGTCGGGACAGTGGTGTACTTATCGTCGCCTGCTTCCAACTATGTCAATGGACAAATTATCTACGTCGATGGCGGCATGCTCGCCGTACTTTGA
- a CDS encoding DMT family transporter: MSSSLLGILIMCAGVLCLALGDAVSKWLGATYEPIQIIFFRTLISLPLIALLARFNGGWRKLKTRRPGVHLLRGMIFAGTMFCFVTGLTLLPLAETTAIAFAAPLFVTLLSGPLLKERVERLPFIASLVGFAGVLVVVRPGATGFQWGALIVVGAAVCYALMMITARRYGGKESLWAMVFYATLVPLILSALLLPNVWKMPEGWAWLGFIGSGIFGVGAVSCITLAFRYAPAALAAPFDYTAMVWAVLLGWWLWDEVPDVWVFIGAAVIIGSGVAIALYERQVAIKARPTT, encoded by the coding sequence ATGTCGTCGTCGCTGCTGGGTATCTTGATCATGTGCGCTGGGGTGTTGTGCCTGGCTCTGGGCGATGCCGTGTCCAAGTGGCTGGGGGCCACCTACGAGCCGATCCAGATCATCTTCTTCCGCACCTTGATTTCGTTGCCGCTGATCGCACTACTAGCGCGCTTCAATGGTGGTTGGCGCAAGCTCAAGACCCGGCGGCCTGGCGTACACCTGCTGCGCGGGATGATCTTCGCTGGCACCATGTTCTGCTTCGTCACTGGCTTGACCCTCTTGCCATTGGCGGAAACCACGGCCATCGCCTTCGCCGCGCCGCTGTTCGTGACGCTGCTTTCCGGCCCGCTGCTCAAGGAGCGCGTCGAACGTTTGCCCTTCATCGCCTCGCTGGTCGGCTTCGCGGGCGTGCTGGTGGTGGTGCGTCCCGGCGCGACGGGCTTTCAGTGGGGCGCGTTGATCGTCGTCGGCGCCGCGGTGTGCTATGCCTTGATGATGATCACCGCGCGCCGCTACGGCGGCAAGGAGAGCCTATGGGCGATGGTCTTCTACGCCACCCTGGTGCCGCTGATCCTAAGTGCCTTGCTGCTGCCCAACGTCTGGAAGATGCCCGAGGGGTGGGCGTGGCTGGGCTTCATCGGTTCCGGCATCTTCGGCGTGGGCGCGGTGTCGTGCATCACGCTGGCGTTTCGCTATGCACCGGCGGCACTGGCCGCGCCCTTTGACTACACCGCTATGGTCTGGGCCGTGTTGCTGGGCTGGTGGCTGTGGGATGAAGTGCCTGATGTGTGGGTGTTCATCGGCGCCGCCGTGATCATCGGCAGCGGCGTTGCCATCGCGTTGTATGAGCGCCAAGTGGCGATCAAGGCCCGCCCGACGACCTGA
- a CDS encoding gamma-glutamylcyclotransferase, producing the protein MTLDTTAINQQMTHFDDHEAIWLFGYGSLIWKADFSFLERRPAHIIGWERRFWQGSHDHRGTPQAPGRVATLTESPGAVCHGMAYRIAQDVLGPLDVREKNGYLRVVTPLHFDDADQPESREGLVYLASEDNAAFLGPAPDTAIARQIAESHGPSGPNRDYLLNLAQALREMGHDDPHIFALERELLALPPLPA; encoded by the coding sequence ATGACGCTCGATACCACCGCGATCAATCAGCAAATGACCCACTTCGACGACCATGAGGCAATCTGGCTTTTTGGCTATGGCTCGCTGATCTGGAAGGCGGATTTCTCGTTTCTGGAGAGGCGCCCTGCGCATATTATCGGCTGGGAAAGGCGCTTCTGGCAGGGCTCGCACGACCACCGCGGCACGCCACAGGCACCGGGGCGCGTCGCCACGTTGACCGAATCCCCCGGCGCGGTCTGCCACGGCATGGCCTATCGCATCGCCCAGGACGTGCTCGGCCCGCTGGATGTGCGCGAGAAAAATGGCTACCTGCGCGTGGTCACCCCACTACATTTCGACGACGCCGACCAGCCGGAAAGCCGCGAGGGCTTGGTCTATCTCGCCAGCGAGGACAATGCAGCCTTCCTCGGCCCTGCACCTGACACCGCGATCGCCCGGCAGATCGCCGAATCCCACGGGCCCAGCGGCCCCAATCGCGATTACCTGCTCAACCTCGCCCAAGCACTACGCGAGATGGGCCACGACGACCCGCATATCTTCGCCTTGGAACGCGAACTGCTCGCGCTTCCCCCACTGCCGGCGTAA
- a CDS encoding IS5 family transposase (programmed frameshift): MAGRYELSDQSWEMIEDIVSPSQPIGRPRRDDRQVLNGIFWILCSGAKWRDLPERYGPWKTVHDRFRQWRDDGTFEAVLDRLHLKLREDGLMDLDTWMIDSTSIRATRAASGGGKKGGPREPVDHALGRSRGGLTTKIHMVCDRHGWPLTFTLSPGQDADTRHFIPTMEAIHLPGKVGRPRKRCRYVVADKGYDSDALRHYCDRYHMKPIIAQRKMKRRPRPGLPRGFDKPKYRERNVIERGFGWVKELRRIATRYDKLASSFSAMVCLACIDRCLRADFSDKT; this comes from the exons ATGGCAGGACGTTACGAGCTCTCCGATCAAAGCTGGGAGATGATCGAGGATATCGTCTCGCCCTCTCAGCCAATAGGCCGCCCACGTAGGGATGACCGCCAAGTGCTAAACGGGATCTTCTGGATCCTGTGCTCTGGCGCCAAATGGCGCGATCTTCCGGAACGGTATGGTCCTTGGAAGACGGTCCATGACCGATTCCGGCAGTGGCGCGACGATGGCACTTTCGAGGCTGTCCTGGATCGGCTCCATCTCAAGCTGCGTGAAGACGGGCTGATGGATCTGGATACCTGGATGATCGATTCCACGTCGATCCGAGCCACTCGCGCTGCCTCAGGAGGCGGCAAAAAAGGGGGTC CGAGAGAACCCGTAGACCATGCACTGGGGCGGAGCCGAGGCGGCCTGACCACCAAGATCCACATGGTCTGTGATCGACATGGTTGGCCGCTGACTTTCACGCTATCACCGGGTCAGGATGCTGACACTCGGCATTTTATCCCCACGATGGAAGCGATTCACTTGCCAGGAAAGGTGGGGCGGCCCAGAAAGCGCTGTCGCTACGTCGTGGCAGACAAGGGCTACGATAGCGATGCGTTACGCCACTACTGTGACCGTTACCATATGAAGCCGATCATTGCTCAGCGCAAGATGAAGCGGCGGCCGCGTCCAGGGCTGCCCCGAGGGTTCGACAAGCCCAAGTACCGGGAGCGAAACGTGATCGAACGTGGCTTCGGCTGGGTTAAGGAACTACGGCGCATCGCCACCCGATACGACAAGCTCGCCAGTAGCTTTAGCGCCATGGTATGTCTGGCTTGCATAGACCGTTGCCTACGTGCTGACTTTTCGGACAAAACCTAA
- a CDS encoding DsrE family protein, which produces MSALRVVLHAPTADGLARARRNALNLTRARPDTEVLIVANGGAVAAALDTPDPTTDAWLRLCRNTLTAQSLENPGGLEEVEAAVVTLTELQAQGWAYIRA; this is translated from the coding sequence ATGAGTGCCTTGCGTGTCGTATTGCATGCCCCCACCGCCGATGGCCTCGCCCGCGCCCGGCGCAATGCACTCAACCTGACCCGGGCACGACCCGACACCGAGGTGCTGATCGTGGCCAATGGCGGCGCCGTGGCCGCCGCCCTGGACACCCCCGACCCGACCACCGATGCCTGGCTGCGGCTTTGCCGCAATACCCTCACGGCCCAGTCGTTGGAGAACCCCGGCGGCCTCGAGGAAGTCGAGGCCGCAGTGGTCACGCTCACCGAGCTGCAGGCACAGGGCTGGGCCTATATCCGCGCTTGA
- a CDS encoding ABC transporter permease, translating into MTRPVRHRRTLISAVSLAALVALWEAALRVGWLPSNLVPLPSQIPGVLWAEVLDGIWLDVVLSSLSHYSIGLVIGSVLGIAVGMAAALLPRFDAAHSWLARLLRPIPPLAWIPFAIIWFGVTETAAAFIISIGVFWINYFTSYSAVRAIDDGYYEVARAFGQGGFSARLAKISLPAAAPGILGGLRAGLGQGWMTVVAAELFGIPGIGQRMMEASGLLATDVVVVYMLTIAALYALFDFLFMRIQRRVLRWQQ; encoded by the coding sequence ATGACGCGTCCCGTACGCCATCGACGCACCCTGATCAGTGCCGTCAGCCTCGCCGCCCTGGTGGCGCTCTGGGAGGCGGCCCTGCGCGTGGGCTGGCTGCCGAGCAACCTGGTGCCGTTGCCCTCGCAGATTCCCGGCGTCCTGTGGGCGGAAGTGCTGGACGGCATCTGGCTCGACGTCGTGTTGTCGAGCCTCTCCCATTACAGCATCGGCCTGGTAATCGGCTCGGTGCTGGGCATCGCGGTCGGCATGGCCGCGGCGCTGCTGCCCCGGTTCGATGCCGCCCACAGCTGGCTGGCACGCTTGCTGCGGCCGATTCCACCGCTGGCCTGGATTCCCTTCGCGATCATCTGGTTCGGCGTGACCGAAACCGCCGCTGCTTTCATCATCAGCATCGGCGTGTTCTGGATCAATTACTTCACCAGCTACAGCGCGGTGCGCGCCATCGACGACGGCTATTACGAAGTCGCCCGGGCCTTCGGCCAGGGCGGCTTCAGCGCGCGGCTGGCCAAGATCAGTCTGCCGGCGGCGGCGCCGGGCATCCTCGGGGGACTGCGTGCCGGCCTGGGCCAAGGCTGGATGACGGTGGTCGCCGCCGAACTGTTCGGCATCCCCGGCATCGGCCAGCGCATGATGGAAGCCTCGGGCCTGCTCGCCACCGATGTGGTGGTGGTCTACATGCTGACCATCGCCGCGCTCTACGCCCTGTTCGACTTCCTGTTCATGCGCATTCAGCGGAGGGTTCTACGGTGGCAGCAATGA
- a CDS encoding ABC transporter substrate-binding protein — protein sequence MRRLLHWIGALALSALLPGTALAQNDETTTLEVGYMPILPVAQLFVMEGAGWTDEAGLDLELTRFSSGPAMVQALASGKLDVMNFGIGPAMVARANGVPIKVLAASIQEQIGLIARGEFATAFEGNDPAAAIAQFTETQGRKPKIATFPNGSVPYTVLRYWLEEQVGVDADAVDIVTMGASRVQQSLLAGAVDAASTLEPILSVVQQRDPDARVVARGSDMLPHQPGAVLAVREAVLEEHPEAIQALVAQHVRATEMLENDPAQAAPYVREFIGKRLIDEETVTAALSSPSSNYLADPHMIIDATRTMADFQRRIGTLKKPVDVDALFDTSVYDAVMSSTENAAP from the coding sequence ATGCGACGACTGCTTCACTGGATCGGCGCGCTCGCGCTGAGCGCCCTGCTGCCAGGTACGGCCCTGGCCCAGAACGACGAAACGACCACCCTCGAGGTCGGCTACATGCCCATTCTGCCGGTCGCGCAATTGTTCGTCATGGAGGGCGCCGGCTGGACCGACGAGGCGGGGTTGGATCTCGAGTTGACGCGCTTCTCCAGCGGTCCGGCCATGGTGCAGGCGCTGGCATCCGGCAAGCTCGACGTGATGAACTTCGGCATTGGGCCGGCCATGGTCGCCCGAGCCAACGGCGTACCGATCAAGGTGCTCGCCGCCAGCATCCAGGAGCAGATCGGGCTGATTGCCCGCGGCGAGTTCGCCACCGCCTTCGAGGGCAATGACCCGGCGGCGGCCATCGCCCAGTTCACCGAGACGCAGGGCCGCAAGCCCAAGATCGCCACCTTCCCCAATGGCTCGGTGCCCTACACCGTGCTGCGCTACTGGCTGGAAGAGCAGGTCGGGGTCGACGCAGACGCAGTGGATATCGTCACCATGGGGGCCTCGAGGGTTCAGCAATCGCTGCTGGCCGGTGCGGTGGACGCCGCCTCGACCCTCGAGCCGATCCTCAGCGTCGTGCAGCAACGCGATCCCGACGCTCGGGTCGTGGCACGCGGCAGCGACATGCTGCCCCACCAGCCCGGCGCGGTGCTGGCAGTGCGCGAGGCCGTGCTCGAGGAGCATCCCGAGGCGATCCAGGCTCTGGTCGCGCAGCACGTCCGCGCCACCGAGATGCTCGAGAACGATCCCGCGCAGGCCGCGCCGTACGTGCGCGAGTTCATCGGCAAGCGGCTCATCGACGAGGAAACGGTCACCGCCGCCTTGTCCTCGCCGTCGTCCAACTACCTGGCCGACCCGCACATGATCATCGACGCCACGCGTACCATGGCCGATTTCCAGCGTCGCATCGGCACGCTGAAGAAGCCCGTGGACGTCGATGCGCTCTTCGATACGTCGGTCTATGACGCCGTGATGTCCTCGACGGAGAACGCAGCGCCATGA
- a CDS encoding DJ-1/PfpI family protein — translation MTSKTHIVIPIYPGVTQLDFTGPHQFFSRVPQAEVVVASVGGLPVEAQGLTFTNLADLEDITACDMLCVPGGLGCLDAAEDARFLHAIQRLAGTARYLTSVCTGSLILGAAGLLRGRHAACHWAWQDMLPLFGAIPDAGRIVRDGNLITGGGVTAGIDLALTVIAELLGDETAQAAQLTLEYAPEPPFDAGRPDTAPASVHARVLDGMADMQASRYRQAERIATHLPA, via the coding sequence ATGACGTCGAAAACGCATATCGTGATACCGATCTATCCCGGCGTCACGCAGCTGGACTTCACGGGACCTCATCAATTCTTCTCGCGCGTGCCTCAGGCCGAGGTCGTGGTCGCCTCCGTCGGCGGCCTGCCAGTGGAGGCCCAGGGATTGACCTTCACCAACCTGGCCGATCTGGAGGACATCACGGCATGCGACATGCTATGCGTGCCGGGCGGGCTTGGATGTCTCGATGCCGCGGAGGATGCACGATTCCTTCACGCCATTCAGCGGCTCGCCGGTACCGCGCGATATCTGACCTCGGTCTGTACCGGCTCATTGATCCTGGGCGCAGCCGGCCTTCTGCGGGGGAGACACGCGGCCTGTCACTGGGCCTGGCAGGACATGCTGCCACTCTTCGGCGCCATCCCCGACGCGGGGCGCATCGTACGGGACGGCAACCTCATCACGGGCGGAGGCGTCACGGCCGGCATCGACCTGGCGCTGACGGTCATCGCCGAGCTGCTGGGTGACGAGACCGCCCAGGCGGCGCAGCTGACACTGGAATATGCACCCGAGCCGCCCTTCGACGCCGGGCGACCGGACACCGCACCGGCGTCAGTCCATGCGCGCGTCCTCGACGGCATGGCGGACATGCAGGCCTCTCGATATCGGCAGGCCGAACGCATCGCCACGCACTTGCCCGCGTGA
- a CDS encoding methyl-accepting chemotaxis protein: protein MLMTLMRRFSVRVRMVGAIVVVLVLLGVLGGTGAWGIYRLYDASLGLLDQGIVQETQSGVMATRLAEVAQGSLLLFVVAGLVTILVVAPLTWLNMRAICAPVREAKDYATAIAGGDLTQPIARQGHDEIGELQDALGTMQTGLSGMVSQVRDASDSVSIASEEIALGNQDLATRTEQSVSNLQQSVASIAQLTASIQQTAQAAQRADELATHTAEAAVRGGEAVKDVVARMHAIAEAERRIGDIVGLIDDIAFQTNLLALNASVEAARAGGQGRGFAVVASEVRNLAGHSATAANEIKTLIRDSGETVAAGVSQAEATRTTIEEIVAGVQRVSGAISEISSAAGEQSSGIEQVNHSVERIDRMIQQNAALVEQSAAASASLRAQSSRLASVVHRFRLMEASQETLSPRDTELHRALPASREAEPHVAWT, encoded by the coding sequence ATGTTGATGACGCTAATGCGCCGTTTCTCGGTGCGCGTTCGCATGGTGGGCGCTATCGTCGTCGTTCTGGTGTTGCTGGGCGTGCTGGGAGGAACCGGGGCATGGGGCATATACCGCTTGTACGACGCCAGTCTGGGACTGTTGGACCAGGGGATCGTGCAGGAGACCCAATCCGGTGTCATGGCCACGCGGCTTGCCGAGGTGGCGCAAGGTTCGCTGTTGTTGTTCGTGGTCGCCGGGCTGGTGACGATCCTGGTCGTGGCACCGCTGACCTGGCTCAACATGCGCGCGATCTGTGCGCCGGTGCGCGAGGCCAAGGACTATGCGACTGCCATCGCCGGAGGAGACCTCACCCAGCCGATCGCCCGCCAGGGACATGACGAGATCGGCGAGCTACAGGATGCCCTGGGCACCATGCAGACAGGGCTCAGTGGCATGGTTTCTCAGGTGCGCGATGCCAGCGATAGCGTCTCTATCGCCAGCGAGGAAATCGCCTTGGGCAACCAAGATCTGGCCACGCGCACCGAGCAGTCGGTGAGTAACCTGCAGCAGAGCGTCGCCTCAATCGCCCAATTGACTGCGAGTATCCAGCAGACCGCGCAGGCCGCGCAGCGTGCCGATGAGTTGGCCACGCATACTGCCGAGGCCGCCGTGCGCGGTGGCGAAGCGGTGAAGGATGTGGTTGCGCGCATGCATGCCATCGCCGAGGCGGAACGGCGTATCGGCGACATCGTCGGACTGATCGACGACATCGCCTTTCAGACCAACCTGCTCGCCTTGAACGCCTCGGTCGAGGCAGCCCGCGCGGGGGGCCAAGGCCGAGGCTTCGCCGTGGTCGCCAGTGAGGTACGCAATCTCGCGGGACATTCCGCCACGGCGGCCAACGAGATCAAGACGCTGATTCGCGACAGCGGCGAAACGGTGGCCGCCGGCGTTAGCCAGGCTGAGGCCACGAGGACTACCATCGAGGAGATCGTCGCCGGGGTGCAGCGGGTCAGCGGCGCGATCAGCGAGATCAGCAGCGCTGCCGGCGAGCAGTCCAGCGGTATCGAACAAGTCAACCACTCGGTGGAGCGCATCGACCGCATGATCCAGCAGAATGCGGCTCTGGTCGAGCAGTCCGCGGCCGCCTCGGCATCGCTGCGCGCTCAGTCGTCGCGACTGGCCAGCGTGGTGCATCGCTTCCGCCTCATGGAGGCGTCGCAGGAGACGCTCTCGCCGCGTGACACAGAGCTCCACCGGGCGTTGCCCGCGAGCCGCGAGGCCGAGCCGCACGTCGCCTGGACATGA
- a CDS encoding histone deacetylase family protein, with protein sequence MQTFFHAEQHRHHPRLYFSRGKLREPQEIPARLEGLLAAVKRLGFEVRTPPDSGLAAIRAVHHLPYLRFLESAHRRWTALGDDWGDEVMSNVFVRSPNAMRGILAEAGRYLADGSAPIGEATWDSAYWAAQSAIAGADALIHGERHAYALTRPPGHHARADAAGGFCFLNNTAIAAQRLTTRYPRVVVLDTDMHHGQGVQEIFYDRDDVMYISIHGDTTNFYPAVTGFEDERGHGAGEGYNLNLPMPHGSPEAVFFERLDEACQVLRLFEPDAVVLALGFDIHERDPQSKVAVSTPGFGKLGRVVAELDLPTLVVQEGGYYLEGLEANAVSFFEGLTQG encoded by the coding sequence ATGCAGACGTTTTTTCATGCCGAGCAGCATCGCCACCATCCTCGGCTCTACTTTTCGCGCGGCAAGCTGCGCGAGCCCCAGGAGATTCCCGCGCGTCTCGAGGGCCTGCTGGCCGCTGTGAAGCGGCTAGGCTTCGAGGTGCGAACGCCGCCGGATAGCGGCCTGGCGGCGATTCGGGCCGTGCATCATTTGCCGTATCTACGCTTTCTGGAAAGCGCCCACCGACGCTGGACGGCGCTGGGCGATGATTGGGGCGACGAGGTCATGTCCAATGTCTTCGTGCGCTCGCCCAATGCCATGCGTGGCATCTTGGCCGAGGCGGGGCGTTACCTGGCCGATGGCAGTGCGCCGATAGGGGAGGCGACCTGGGATTCCGCGTATTGGGCGGCGCAAAGCGCGATTGCCGGAGCTGATGCGCTGATCCATGGAGAGCGCCATGCCTATGCGCTGACGCGGCCGCCAGGGCATCACGCCCGGGCCGATGCCGCTGGCGGTTTCTGCTTCCTCAATAACACCGCCATCGCCGCGCAGCGTTTGACCACGCGTTATCCGCGCGTCGTGGTGCTTGATACCGACATGCACCACGGCCAAGGGGTGCAGGAAATCTTCTATGACCGCGACGACGTGATGTATATCTCGATCCACGGCGACACCACTAACTTCTATCCGGCGGTGACCGGTTTCGAGGATGAACGTGGTCATGGCGCGGGAGAGGGCTACAACCTCAATCTGCCGATGCCGCACGGGTCACCAGAAGCGGTGTTCTTCGAGCGCCTGGACGAGGCCTGCCAGGTGCTGCGGTTGTTCGAGCCGGATGCCGTGGTACTGGCGTTGGGCTTCGACATCCACGAACGGGACCCGCAGTCCAAGGTGGCGGTTTCCACGCCAGGGTTTGGCAAGCTCGGGCGCGTGGTGGCCGAGCTCGACTTGCCGACGCTCGTGGTACAGGAAGGTGGTTATTATCTCGAGGGGCTGGAAGCCAACGCGGTGAGCTTCTTCGAAGGCCTGACCCAAGGCTGA
- a CDS encoding peroxiredoxin — MALQLGDIAPDFTQDSTDGTINFHEWAGDNWVILFSHPKDFTPVCTTELGEVSRLKPEFEKRNAKAMGLSVDPLDDHKAWEGDIKETQGHGLNFPLLADADRKVSSLYGMIHSNANDTLTVRSVFIIDPSKKVRLTLTYPASTGRNFSEILRVLDSLQLTDSQKVATPVNWTEGDDCIIVPSVDNEKAKELFPQGWDEKKPYLRMVKLQK; from the coding sequence ATGGCACTACAACTCGGCGATATTGCCCCGGATTTCACCCAAGATAGCACCGACGGCACGATCAACTTCCACGAATGGGCAGGCGACAACTGGGTCATCCTGTTCTCGCATCCCAAGGATTTCACGCCGGTATGCACCACCGAGCTGGGTGAAGTGTCGCGCCTGAAGCCTGAATTCGAGAAGCGCAACGCCAAGGCCATGGGGCTGTCCGTCGACCCGCTGGACGATCACAAGGCATGGGAAGGCGACATCAAGGAAACTCAGGGCCATGGCCTGAACTTTCCGCTGCTGGCGGACGCCGACCGCAAGGTCAGCTCGCTGTACGGAATGATTCACTCCAACGCCAACGACACCCTGACGGTGCGTAGCGTCTTCATCATCGACCCCAGCAAGAAAGTGCGCCTGACACTGACCTACCCGGCCAGCACCGGTCGCAACTTCTCAGAGATCCTGCGCGTGCTGGATAGCCTTCAACTGACCGACAGCCAGAAGGTCGCCACACCGGTCAACTGGACCGAAGGCGACGACTGCATCATCGTGCCCTCGGTCGATAACGAGAAGGCCAAGGAACTCTTCCCGCAAGGCTGGGACGAGAAGAAGCCGTACCTGCGCATGGTCAAGCTGCAGAAGTAA
- a CDS encoding ABC transporter ATP-binding protein codes for MNDASAPVLTARDVRLGFADDVVLDDIDLEVAPREFVAIVGASGVGKSTLLRAFAGLLAPQRGDVHLSTAEASASRDCSMVFQAPRLFPWRRVRANVELGLEGLGLSRDERRTRAMEPLSLVGLEELAERWPHTLSGGQQQRVGIARALAVRPRVLFMDEPFSALDALTRQRLQSELTELRQRSDAAIVFVTHDIEEAVLLADRVVVLAKPDKAAPATVREIVAIDLPLARRREQSGFREHIQRLEQHIGVAATPEETMS; via the coding sequence ATGAATGACGCGTCCGCGCCCGTCCTGACGGCACGCGACGTACGTCTGGGCTTTGCCGACGACGTCGTGCTCGACGACATCGACCTCGAAGTGGCCCCGCGCGAATTCGTGGCCATTGTCGGCGCTTCGGGCGTGGGCAAATCCACCCTGCTGCGCGCCTTCGCCGGCTTGCTGGCTCCGCAGCGTGGCGACGTCCACCTCTCCACCGCCGAGGCGTCGGCCAGCCGCGACTGTTCGATGGTCTTCCAGGCGCCGCGATTATTTCCCTGGCGCCGCGTGCGCGCCAATGTCGAGCTGGGCCTGGAAGGGTTGGGACTATCCCGCGACGAGCGCCGTACCCGTGCCATGGAACCGCTGTCACTAGTCGGGCTCGAGGAACTCGCCGAACGCTGGCCACATACCCTGTCCGGCGGTCAGCAGCAGCGCGTGGGCATTGCCCGCGCACTGGCGGTGCGGCCTCGAGTGTTGTTCATGGACGAGCCGTTCTCCGCACTCGACGCCCTGACCCGCCAGCGCCTGCAGAGCGAACTCACCGAGCTGCGCCAGCGCAGCGACGCGGCGATCGTCTTCGTCACTCATGACATCGAGGAGGCCGTCCTCCTCGCCGACCGCGTCGTGGTACTGGCCAAACCCGACAAAGCTGCGCCGGCCACGGTGCGTGAGATCGTCGCCATCGATCTGCCGCTCGCCCGACGCCGCGAGCAGAGTGGCTTTCGCGAACACATACAGCGCCTGGAGCAGCATATCGGTGTTGCCGCCACCCCCGAGGAGACGATGTCATGA
- the arfB gene encoding alternative ribosome rescue aminoacyl-tRNA hydrolase ArfB, giving the protein MLTLSNTVTLADWEIDISQIRAQGAGGQNVNKVASAVHLRFDIPRSSLPPFYKERLMALSDQRISKDGVIILKAQRYRTLEANKEEALARLKALIQDAVKQHKARRPTQPSKGAKRRRVDKKTRKGKTKALRGKVET; this is encoded by the coding sequence ATGCTGACGCTCTCCAATACGGTGACGCTCGCCGATTGGGAAATCGATATCAGCCAGATTCGCGCGCAGGGCGCCGGTGGCCAGAACGTCAACAAGGTCGCCTCGGCGGTGCATCTGCGTTTCGATATTCCCCGCTCGTCATTGCCGCCGTTCTACAAGGAACGCCTGATGGCGCTGTCTGACCAGCGTATTAGCAAGGACGGCGTGATTATCCTCAAGGCGCAGCGGTATCGCACGCTGGAAGCCAACAAGGAGGAGGCGCTGGCGCGTCTCAAGGCGTTGATTCAGGATGCGGTGAAGCAGCACAAGGCGCGCCGGCCTACCCAGCCTTCCAAGGGTGCGAAGCGCCGCCGCGTCGACAAGAAAACCCGCAAGGGCAAGACCAAGGCCTTGCGCGGCAAGGTAGAGACGTAA